The DNA window TTCTGAGTTGTAAGTTGAAATGCAGTTTTTAGCTAACTTAAATACTTAATGCAGCCAGATGATTTGTAAATCCTTGAATCCTCTTTTAAGAGCATACTACACAGTCTGgtactataataataaaatctACTGGTTTCAGTAGCATACTACTTCTGTAGTGCTGTAGTAATTATACACCATGACAAAGTGATTCTAAATGATGCAAACCTACATGGAGGCTTAGTCCCATTTCTTTAGCAGCTTACTTCCAAACATGATAAATAAGAACTTTGCCCTCGATTGATTAATGACATTGTGACATGAATTAGTAGCAGTTCAAAGgttgtgttttcattgtgtATCTCACTGAATGTCCCCTCTCCCCTCGTCTGACAGAGACACATCACACAGTCGGGAGGCAATCGTAAATTCAAGTGCACTGAATGTGGCAAAGCATTTAAATACAAGCACCATCTGAAGGAGCACCTACGCATCCACAGCGGTGAGTGGACAACCCCTGTCACCATGgcagcattttgtgtgtgtatgggtgtgtgtgtgtgtgtgtgtgtgtgtgtgtgtgtgtgtgtgtgtgtgtgtgcgtgtgagaagGTCTACTGTATACGTTTTTGCCATGATTCTCTGTTGGCCTCAGATGTTTCAGTGTCCACTGAAccaatatttgttttatttatgtttagcCGATTCCCTGTATTTAGATATCATTCTCTGTGTTTCGGTCCACTGTGTGCTCTTCCTTAACGTGCCATAATTGTGTTTCTTTTGGCATTATGGGACAGCAATTAGAGAAGGGCAATTCCCAATGGTGCCATTACATCAGCATTTAAGCATCATTGAAATGCATTAGAGCTTTTTCCTACCGCACTGCTCATAGCCTAGTTTGCTCATTTAGCTTCATTCACTAATGGaaatctgtttctctttcttccccCCGCCCTCTATCTTTCCCTCTGTTATACACATTGTGGTTTTATTCAGGAGAGAAACCCTACGAGTGCTCCAACTGCAAAAAGCGCTTCTCCCACTCAGGCTCCTACAGCTCCCACATCAGCAGTAAGAAGTGCATCAGTGTCATCTCAGTTAACGGCCGACCGCGCCTAGGAAACGCCAAAACCCAGGCCCAGGGTCCATCACCAGTGCCCCCCACGCCCCCCTCAGTCCTCCGCACCCAGATTAGGGAGAAGCTGGAGCACAGCAAGCCCCTGCAAGAGCAGCTGCCACTCAATCAGATCAAGACCGAGCCTGTGGACTACGAGTACAAGCCAACGGTGATGACATCCCCATCTATGGCCGCCATGAACGGTGGGGTTTTCAGTGGaggtgctgcagctcctctgcagGGCACAGTGCAGGCCGTGGTCCTGCCCACTGTGGGCCTGGTGTCACCCATCAGCATCAACCTGGCAGACCTGCAGAATGCTCTCAAAGTAGCGGTGGATGGTAACATAATTCGCCAGGTGctggaaaacaatgccaaaggCCAGGGCCAGGGGCAGGTGAACTCGGGGTTAACCACTGGAATGCTCCATCCTGGACAGCAGCAACTCATCTCAGCCATCAGTCTGCCTATTGTGGGTCAGGATGGAAATGCAAAAATTATTATAAACTACAGTTTGGACCCCAACCAGGGCCAGCTCACGGCCCATAACCTAAAGAAAGAGCCTGAGCCAACATCACCAGGTCAGACCACCACTGACAACTTCAAGTCCCAGAAACTCCCAGAGGATCTAACCATCAGAGGCGCCAGGCCCAATGAGactaaagaaaaagaggaaaagaccACTAAAACTTGTCTCCTGTGTGATAACTGTCCCGGCGGGCTGGAAGCACTCCATGCCCTTAAGCACTGCAAGAAGGATGGTCTCAGGCTGAACGGAGCAGGCCTGGATAAGTCTGAGTCTGCTGTCGCTGCCTTGCTGTCAGAGGGAGGACTTTGTAACCAGCCCAAGAACCTATTGTCCCTGCTCAaggcctactttgccttaaatgCAGAGCCCACCAAGGATGAGCTGGCTAAGATCTCTGACTCAGTCAGCCTGCCAACCCATGTGGTAAAGAAGTGGTTTGACAAAATGCAAGAGGGTCAGATATCACTGGGTGCCCCGACACCTCCATCAGAGGAAGAGGACACCTGTGAAGCTATCAGTGTGGTGTCTCTGGTCCCAGGGAAGAACATGGTCAATATGAGCCCTTCCGTGACTCAGGACAGCCCTACAGAAGCCACTCCAGCGGAGGTCAATGGCACTCACAGCTCGCCGGACCCTCCGTCGCCACTAAACCTGACAGCTGGCAGTCCCGTCCCAGGCCAGTCTCCCCTGAGCACTGAGGGACCCCTAGACCTGTCGCTGCCAAAGCCCGCCAGAGAGGAAGCGGAGAGAGTGGTGGCTAAAGCCCGCGTTcacccctctccttcctctggcTCTACCAATGTGGATGAACCTCTAAACTTAACTTGCACAAAGAAAGAGGCATCGACCCTCTCAGCCATGGGCACCAGCCCCATCGCACTGTACGCCAGCCAGCCAAGTGCCAAACCCCTCGACATTGTGACCACAATGCAATGCCTAAGGGCACTAGCCACTAACAACAAACAGACTATCCTGATCCCCCAGCTGGCTTACACCTATACCACTACAGCCAACAGCCCCGCGGGGACGGAGACGCAGGAAACCATCCACCTCAACGGAGTCAAGGTGTGCAGTCATTTATGTCCCCATATTTAGCTTCTCTGTCTTTGTTTAAAGtatagtttaacattttctgaaatatgcTTATATgatttcttgccgagagttggaGAGCGTCTCAtatctgtatgctaaatattaagctgcagccagttagcttagcacaggcTCTGTCCATAGTTAACACAACTTGCCTATGTTCACAGCTTTTCTTAGCTTCATTCTCTAGTTTCACTGGATCAGgtctgacaataaagttgttgtTTATACTATAATGTTGCTGGAGTTCGGACCTCTTCAGGACAGCCACAGCAAACAGGTCTGACTCTGAAACTCTGGATTCTTTCCTGCACTGCTTGTGAATCATTTGGTTTCAGTGCCTATCCGGTAGCCATTTTGAGAAGCAAGTGGGTTGGAATCAAGTTGGCTTTTCTCTTTTTGGAGCGATCAGTCATACCCTTTAGTCCAGATCATTACTTCTTATTGTTCAAAACCACCAGAACATGATAGATAGTGTGAATCCATCCAAAATGTAATCAATAAGTCATATATAGAAATGTCAGAATTCAGCTCTTTGTAAAAATGATAGCCCCTAATAGTTCTTTATTGTGCAGACACCTAATGGGCCCGTAATGATGGATGTAGATTTCTCTGGGTGTATGAGTGATCTTCCTGGGCTGTCACCCAGAGGACATGAGGCTGCATTTTACTGCAGAGCCCCTATTGATCTGCTGGAATCTGTTTAAACGGCACACCTCTGCCTGCCTCATtgatttattgttgttgtattaTACCTTCGTGTTAAGTGGATTGGCATAGACCTGCCTTGTAAAAAAAGAGCTCTGTGTATATATCTTCTCCTTAATATTGACCCACATCCACTTTCACTGCATCAGTAGATGAGTTGAACCAGCCAAGGGACAGGAGAAAACCGTAGGTGTGCTCATACAGTGTAAGTGAACAGTATGGTTTTGTTTTGGGCCGAGGAAAAGATTGCTCACCCATAACGTGAAAATTCTGCGTGATTTTACTTTCACAACTGCCTCAAGAGAGCTATGAGTAGGAAATGACACAGCATCATTTCCTGCAATGCACACGCACAAGTTGTTTACGAGTAGTGGTACTTTTCTGAGTCATTCCATTGTCAAACATTCTGAATTCCAACCAATACATCTGTGATTTCTCATATTCTCCAGGAGGAGAAACATGACACAGGCTCAGAGGGCGTGTCCACCGTAGAGGAGCAGAACGACTCCGACTCGGGCCCGCCgaggaagaagatgaagaagacgGATAGCGGCATGTATGCCTGCGACCTGTGCGACAAGATCTTCCAGAAGAGCAGCTCGCTGCTGAGACACAAATATGAACACACAGGTAAATACAAACTCTCATGTTTTCCCTAGGCCTATACCCAAACACGGCCAGAAGTCATAGATGGACTAAAAAACATAACCAGAACCGGAACTTGTCTCAACATCCCACGCTGTTGGGTCTTGGGAAAGATGAGTCATTGTGTGAGTGAAGGGGGGATTTTGAGCTACAGCGTAAAGAAGGGTGGACGCCTCCATTCCAGCAGGTATTACTCAACATGCACAGAAGAGGTCTGAGAATTTCTTTCCGCCAACTCCCCACCTCTGCACTGCCAGCTTCTCATGCGACGCCCCAAATGTTGCAAGAGACGAGCTCTGGTAGTGATTTGGATTGCTCTAAGATGATGACTCCGTGGCCAAGTGCAGGTCAACACTCTCAGAGGCgtttcagttttatttgtctttattacTCTGATACCTGGCTTGCAAACATAGTTTTCAGCTCCAAATGACCTCATCCTAGGTGAAACTAGCTGTTTCAGGCAGGGCTGGATAAAGTTTCCTTGAAGGTTTGCAAGCACAAATGTTGTGatgttgttgtattgttttgaaATGTTCTCCTTGGATACATTGATGATAGATACTGTTATGGGCCTCTCCTTACACGCAGCAATGTGGGAGGAGTCACTGCGATTgcactggagtgtttttttggTTGTCCCATCTATGTCCCTGCCTTTTTACTCAACGGCATTTCCATTTTCCTTTAAACAGAGGTGTTGATGCATATttgttttctcctcctctgcagggAAACGGCCTCACGAGTGTGGCATCTGCAGCAAGGccttcaaacacaaacaccacttGATCGAACACATGCGGCTCCACTCGGGGGAGAAGCCTTACCAGTGCGACAAGTGCGGCAAGCGCTTCTCCCATTCGGGCTCCTACTCCCAACACATGAACCACCGTTACTCCTACTGCAAGAAGGAGACGCAGGGCCGAGGCGAGGGCCGGGAGAGCCCCGAGGCAGACGGCGAGGCCCCAGCCGAGATGGAGGCCCTGGGCCGGGCGCAGCGGCACCTGGCTGCCGCCCAGCTGGACCTGGACGAGCGAGGGAGCAGCACCAGAGAGGACGAGGAgagcgaggaagaggaggaggaggaggacggtgCAGTGGACATGGACGACATTCAGGTGGTGCAGATAGGGGACGAAGGAGgggatgaggatgaggatgaggaggaggaggaagaagagaggaatGGGAAGGAAATAGAGAGAGTGTtggtggagggaggagaggaggacaagACAGAAGTCGAGgtggaagagaaagaagaggaggctGACACAAGGCAGGAGGAGGTGCTCTGGAGCATTCGGGAAGAGGAGGAAGTCCAGATGGATACAGAAGAAGGGCGAATGGAAGAGGGGGAGGTGGGGGAGGCGACGGAGGAGAGCGGAGGCGAGACGCACGGGAACATAGTGTCTGAAGAGCAGAACCCGATGCCGCAGGAGAAAGGAGATACTGACTAAGAGAGGAATCCGACTCTTCCGTGAGACACAATCAGATTCCTCCTCTCCCCGTGCAGAGGAAGAACGCAGGAGATGATGTCTGGTCACTCTGACAGTTCGTTTCAGTTCACTACTGTGTAGAAATCCAGGTGTGCCTGAAAAAAATACTAGTGACTTTTCCGCAGGAGAACGGTTTTCTCACTGctagaaaaaaatcaatttgtaaagaaaaaagatgaagatgaaCACAAATTTTAACAAACGAAGGAAATGCATTATACAGACTTTGGAAGCTAGAGCCGACACGTTTTAGATAATGTTTTATTACTAAAACACCTTGGGTCATTTCTTTTTATCAGTGTTACTAATTTTATCACTCATATTTTAACCTTTAAATGCTGTACAGTTGGGATATTTCTATACCTTTTTATTGCCaatgaacaaaaaaagtcagtattttATTAAGTTGGaaggaaaataagaaaaatccTGTGCACTACAAATGGCTTGGTTTACCTATGGATTGAGCAGTTGAGTCGTGTTGTCTACCCTTCAGTATTACCGCACTAGCTATACCACGCCATCACGCTAGCATATGTTAGCGTTAGGTTTctttttgatgttcttttgatTTGGATTGGGAGCcttaagaagaaaaacaatggaGAGCGGACTGgtcttttcattcatttacttCCTTTTAGACTTTTAGGCTCATTGTTGTCTTGTTGTTTCTTATACAAATCAGTGTTTCataggaatagtttgacattttgggaaatgtactttgttctgtttttaagGAGAGTTAGACGAGAAGATCGAACCCACATTCATACCCACAAATATacggctacagccagcagccacttagcttagcatgagcACCggaacagggggaaacagctagctaaagCTAAATCTAAAGCTGCTAATGCTAGCGGTTATTTCCTGCTGAGCTAATGCTCCAAACTTCAGTCCAGAAGGTGGCGATAATGCATGTGGGAATATTTGCgaccagtgttgccaacttggcgaCTTTCTTGCTAGATTTAGCGAGCCCTCTTAGCcact is part of the Sander vitreus isolate 19-12246 chromosome 22, sanVit1, whole genome shotgun sequence genome and encodes:
- the zeb1b gene encoding zinc finger E-box-binding homeobox 1b, which produces MADGPRCKRRKQANPRRNNVTNYNNVVEAGSDSDDEDKLHIVEEEGSLADCDSTLPDDEHPRERCWDGVKEDCVSDAEDDVSTDALVEEMLQQGDTAVIYPEAPEDEPQRQGTPDASVHDENGTPDSFSQLLTCPYCARGYKRYSSLKEHIKYRHEKTEESFNCPECSYSFAYRAQLERHMTVHKGGRDQRHITQSGGNRKFKCTECGKAFKYKHHLKEHLRIHSGEKPYECSNCKKRFSHSGSYSSHISSKKCISVISVNGRPRLGNAKTQAQGPSPVPPTPPSVLRTQIREKLEHSKPLQEQLPLNQIKTEPVDYEYKPTVMTSPSMAAMNGGVFSGGAAAPLQGTVQAVVLPTVGLVSPISINLADLQNALKVAVDGNIIRQVLENNAKGQGQGQVNSGLTTGMLHPGQQQLISAISLPIVGQDGNAKIIINYSLDPNQGQLTAHNLKKEPEPTSPGQTTTDNFKSQKLPEDLTIRGARPNETKEKEEKTTKTCLLCDNCPGGLEALHALKHCKKDGLRLNGAGLDKSESAVAALLSEGGLCNQPKNLLSLLKAYFALNAEPTKDELAKISDSVSLPTHVVKKWFDKMQEGQISLGAPTPPSEEEDTCEAISVVSLVPGKNMVNMSPSVTQDSPTEATPAEVNGTHSSPDPPSPLNLTAGSPVPGQSPLSTEGPLDLSLPKPAREEAERVVAKARVHPSPSSGSTNVDEPLNLTCTKKEASTLSAMGTSPIALYASQPSAKPLDIVTTMQCLRALATNNKQTILIPQLAYTYTTTANSPAGTETQETIHLNGVKEEKHDTGSEGVSTVEEQNDSDSGPPRKKMKKTDSGMYACDLCDKIFQKSSSLLRHKYEHTGKRPHECGICSKAFKHKHHLIEHMRLHSGEKPYQCDKCGKRFSHSGSYSQHMNHRYSYCKKETQGRGEGRESPEADGEAPAEMEALGRAQRHLAAAQLDLDERGSSTREDEESEEEEEEEDGAVDMDDIQVVQIGDEGGDEDEDEEEEEEERNGKEIERVLVEGGEEDKTEVEVEEKEEEADTRQEEVLWSIREEEEVQMDTEEGRMEEGEVGEATEESGGETHGNIVSEEQNPMPQEKGDTD